The Caulifigura coniformis genome includes a region encoding these proteins:
- the pilM gene encoding type IV pilus assembly protein PilM, whose product MAQKRAAWGIDIGQSSFKAIKLQYSEATDQVVAAAFDYIQYPKILSQPDAIPEEIVADAMKTFLSRNEVADDLIAISVPGHSSLARFIQLPPVESSRLAEIVKYEARQQIPFALEEVIWDFQPLGSGVEESGYLLDAEVGLFAMKRDQVNNAMRPFINNKLEIELVQTAPLALYNVLSFDELGIKRGEAVHPRDEYTIVLDMGCDNTTLMISNGPKIWIRNIPVGGNHFTRALTKEMKLSFAKAEHLKCNATKSPDPRAVFQALRPVFNDYVSEIQRSIGFFSSVNRQAKVNKVVGLGNGFKLAGLQKFLQQNLQYEVEKPDGFKSLAGDSVVNSALFVDNVLSFAVPYGLALQALEVTRIRTTLLPPEIATARMVRRKKPWAVLTAAGVLVGASVAMVGNSLSYGVVNSPYFTEAEGKAKTFGDTVSSAVTAYDGEKGTFAGAKKTIEELVVGRRSMDWMELFNAINDCLPYDDNPAAKPIPLRDVVSVTHVSCKKEPDVSTWFTKATGPGMETPRQTMLPADLAAPPSGTGFVVTVHGMHWHHDPNDPLGKDVLYLRRTFLANLQKAMLERSGFTRDVGRMGISHATVVAFEEQRELVPKPGVKKITRQGRIDLSTAAPQGAAPGAVNPGFGGTAMPEGDAYAGQPGDAMGAEMPFGGAAGSIAGQLSGGTPGAIPLQPGQEVPPEYNEDEYDLLHKTVFQIQFIYRPIPKGPERDKPREEAPASDAASEVDSGEAV is encoded by the coding sequence ATGGCACAGAAACGCGCTGCCTGGGGCATCGATATCGGCCAGTCGTCGTTCAAGGCGATCAAGCTGCAGTACTCGGAGGCCACCGACCAGGTTGTCGCGGCGGCCTTTGACTACATCCAGTATCCCAAGATCCTGAGTCAGCCCGACGCGATCCCCGAAGAGATCGTCGCCGACGCCATGAAGACGTTCCTCTCGAGGAACGAAGTCGCCGATGACCTGATCGCCATCTCCGTTCCCGGCCACTCCTCGCTCGCACGCTTCATCCAGCTCCCGCCGGTCGAATCGAGCCGCCTCGCCGAGATCGTCAAATACGAAGCCCGCCAGCAGATCCCCTTCGCCCTCGAAGAAGTCATCTGGGACTTCCAGCCCCTCGGCAGCGGCGTCGAAGAAAGCGGATACCTGCTCGACGCCGAGGTCGGCCTGTTCGCCATGAAGCGCGACCAGGTCAACAACGCGATGCGGCCGTTCATCAACAACAAGCTCGAGATCGAGCTCGTTCAGACCGCCCCGCTCGCTCTCTACAACGTCCTCAGCTTCGACGAACTCGGCATCAAGCGAGGCGAAGCCGTCCATCCGCGGGACGAATACACCATCGTTCTCGACATGGGGTGCGACAACACCACCCTGATGATCTCGAACGGTCCCAAGATCTGGATCCGGAACATCCCCGTCGGTGGCAACCACTTCACCCGGGCCCTGACCAAGGAAATGAAGCTCAGCTTCGCCAAGGCCGAGCACCTGAAGTGCAACGCCACGAAGTCCCCCGATCCGCGGGCCGTCTTCCAGGCGCTCCGGCCGGTCTTCAACGACTACGTCTCCGAAATCCAGCGGTCGATCGGATTCTTCTCGAGCGTCAACCGCCAGGCCAAGGTCAACAAGGTCGTCGGCCTCGGCAACGGCTTCAAGCTGGCCGGCCTCCAGAAATTCCTGCAGCAGAACCTGCAGTACGAAGTCGAAAAACCGGACGGCTTCAAGTCGCTCGCGGGCGACTCCGTCGTCAACTCGGCCCTCTTCGTCGACAACGTCCTGAGCTTCGCCGTTCCGTATGGATTGGCGCTGCAGGCGCTCGAAGTCACCCGCATCCGGACGACGCTCCTCCCGCCGGAGATCGCCACGGCCCGCATGGTCCGTCGCAAGAAGCCCTGGGCCGTGCTCACGGCCGCGGGCGTGCTGGTCGGCGCCTCGGTCGCCATGGTCGGAAACAGCCTGTCCTACGGCGTCGTGAACAGCCCCTACTTCACCGAGGCGGAAGGAAAAGCCAAAACGTTCGGCGATACGGTCAGCTCCGCGGTCACGGCCTATGACGGAGAGAAGGGAACGTTCGCCGGAGCGAAGAAGACCATCGAAGAGCTCGTCGTCGGCCGACGCAGCATGGACTGGATGGAACTCTTCAACGCGATCAACGACTGCCTCCCCTACGACGACAATCCGGCCGCCAAGCCGATCCCGTTGCGCGACGTCGTCTCGGTCACCCATGTCTCCTGCAAGAAGGAACCGGACGTCAGCACGTGGTTTACCAAAGCCACCGGTCCGGGAATGGAGACGCCGCGGCAGACCATGCTGCCGGCGGATCTCGCGGCTCCTCCTTCAGGCACCGGCTTCGTCGTGACGGTGCATGGAATGCACTGGCATCACGATCCGAACGATCCTCTCGGAAAAGACGTGCTCTACCTCCGGCGGACGTTCCTGGCCAACCTCCAGAAAGCGATGCTCGAGCGTTCCGGCTTCACGCGTGACGTGGGCCGCATGGGCATCTCGCACGCGACGGTTGTCGCATTCGAAGAGCAGCGTGAACTCGTTCCCAAGCCGGGCGTCAAGAAGATCACCCGCCAGGGCCGGATCGACCTCAGCACGGCTGCCCCGCAGGGCGCCGCCCCCGGTGCCGTGAACCCCGGCTTCGGCGGAACAGCAATGCCGGAAGGGGACGCCTATGCCGGACAGCCGGGCGATGCAATGGGCGCCGAAATGCCCTTCGGCGGAGCTGCAGGCTCGATCGCCGGACAACTCTCCGGCGGCACTCCCGGAGCCATCCCGCTGCAGCCCGGGCAGGAAGTCCCCCCCGAGTACAACGAGGATGAGTACGACCTGCTGCACAAAACCGTCTTCCAGATTCAGTTCATCTACCGGCCGATCCCCAAAGGGCCCGAGCGCGACAAGCCTCGCGAAGAAGCCCCCGCGAGCGATGCAGCCAGCGAAGTCGATTCCGGCGAAGCGGTGTAG
- the csrA gene encoding carbon storage regulator CsrA: MLVLSRHRDESIMIGDDIVITIVDIRGDKVRLGIQAPTHVPVHRQEVYEAIKREGSLRQTVEVAVR; the protein is encoded by the coding sequence ATGCTCGTTCTGTCACGTCACCGCGATGAAAGCATCATGATTGGCGACGATATCGTGATCACGATCGTCGACATCCGCGGGGATAAGGTGCGTCTCGGGATCCAGGCCCCGACGCATGTGCCGGTCCACCGCCAGGAAGTGTACGAAGCGATCAAGCGGGAAGGATCGCTGCGGCAGACCGTCGAAGTCGCCGTTCGCTGA
- a CDS encoding GH3 auxin-responsive promoter family protein, whose amino-acid sequence MLQRLRYALGTPVRAKARRNRAAFLAALQDCRACQEQTLARLLRLHAGSAFSRDHGLDGVSTVAEFRRRIGISDYERARPYVERMKRGEFSALLGPGQKPLMFAMSSGTTAEPKYIPITRQYLADYRRGWQAWGIDIYQNYPRMHWLHILQLASNFDKSRTEAGTPCGNITGFVQHIQNPIVQSMYSVPRGVVRIADPDAKYYATLRFALADPIVGMAMTANPSTLIQLGELTAKHQASLIRDIADGTLTSPSPIPPEILRTLRLRKDPARARALEAAASKNGRLTLHAAWPDMQVLAVWTAGSAAAYLPRLREQFPGVTIRDHGLSASEARMSLTLGDETRSAPLDVTSHFFEFIPEEEIDSTQPTVLLAHELEVGRNYFILLTTSCGLYRYDIRDVVRVNGVEGTTPLIEFLHKGAHISNLTGEKITESQTVSAVTGACTTLGLRLTAFTLTPVWGDPPGYQLLVEAGEVPEDLTTRLGESVDRNLAEVNCEYDEKRRTGRLLAIRVVDVRPGTWAALVRERQSRPSGSLEQYKHPCLAPDMAFKDRLLSLMGAGDPSRAA is encoded by the coding sequence ATGCTGCAGCGATTGCGCTACGCGCTCGGGACGCCCGTTCGTGCGAAAGCGCGGCGCAATCGTGCCGCTTTTCTCGCAGCGCTTCAGGATTGCCGCGCCTGCCAGGAACAGACGCTCGCCAGGCTGCTCCGGCTGCATGCAGGGAGCGCCTTCTCACGCGATCATGGGCTGGATGGCGTTTCGACCGTCGCCGAGTTCCGGCGGCGGATCGGCATTTCCGACTACGAGCGGGCCCGGCCTTACGTCGAGCGCATGAAGCGGGGCGAGTTCAGCGCCCTGCTCGGCCCGGGGCAGAAGCCGCTCATGTTCGCGATGAGCAGCGGGACGACGGCCGAGCCCAAATACATCCCCATCACCCGCCAGTACCTCGCGGATTACCGCAGGGGCTGGCAGGCCTGGGGGATCGACATCTACCAGAACTATCCGCGGATGCACTGGCTGCACATCCTGCAGCTTGCCAGCAACTTCGACAAAAGCCGCACCGAGGCCGGCACCCCCTGCGGCAACATCACCGGGTTCGTCCAGCACATTCAGAACCCGATTGTGCAGTCGATGTACTCGGTCCCGCGGGGCGTCGTGCGGATCGCGGACCCGGACGCGAAGTACTACGCCACCCTCCGCTTTGCCCTGGCCGACCCCATCGTCGGCATGGCCATGACGGCCAATCCGAGCACGCTGATCCAGCTTGGTGAGTTGACCGCGAAACACCAGGCATCGCTGATCCGCGACATTGCGGACGGCACGCTGACCTCTCCATCCCCGATTCCCCCGGAGATCCTCCGCACCCTGAGGCTGCGAAAAGATCCCGCACGGGCCAGGGCACTCGAGGCCGCCGCGTCGAAGAACGGGCGACTGACCCTGCACGCCGCCTGGCCTGATATGCAGGTTCTCGCCGTCTGGACCGCAGGCAGCGCGGCCGCCTATCTCCCGCGTCTTCGCGAGCAGTTTCCCGGCGTCACGATCCGCGATCACGGCCTCTCCGCCAGCGAAGCCCGCATGTCGCTCACGCTGGGGGACGAAACCCGCTCCGCGCCGCTCGACGTGACGAGTCACTTCTTCGAGTTCATTCCCGAAGAGGAAATCGATTCCACCCAGCCCACAGTGCTGCTGGCCCATGAACTCGAGGTCGGCCGGAACTACTTCATCCTGCTGACGACCTCGTGCGGCCTCTACCGGTACGACATCCGCGACGTTGTGCGGGTGAACGGCGTTGAAGGAACGACGCCGTTGATCGAGTTCCTCCACAAGGGGGCTCACATTTCGAACCTGACCGGGGAGAAGATCACCGAGAGTCAGACGGTTTCGGCCGTCACGGGGGCGTGTACGACGCTGGGCCTGCGGCTGACGGCCTTCACGCTGACTCCCGTCTGGGGGGACCCGCCGGGCTACCAGCTGCTCGTCGAAGCGGGTGAGGTCCCTGAGGACCTGACCACGCGACTGGGAGAATCTGTCGACCGGAATCTCGCAGAGGTCAACTGCGAGTACGACGAGAAGCGCCGAACCGGCCGCCTGCTGGCGATTCGCGTCGTCGACGTGCGGCCTGGAACGTGGGCTGCGCTCGTGCGGGAGAGGCAGTCGAGGCCATCGGGGAGCCTCGAGCAGTACAAGCATCCCTGCCTGGCGCCGGACATGGCGTTCAAGGATCGACTTCTCTCGTTGATGGGGGCCGGCGACCCTTCGCGAGCGGCATAG
- a CDS encoding small basic protein, which produces MSIDSSLRGKGRLARSRNVLKREERIAFLKAEDRWAGTESAFGLPKIRVVKSAIGKKKKKKTEEEGDAGAKGKGAKAAPAAKAAAKK; this is translated from the coding sequence GTGAGTATTGATAGCAGTCTTCGTGGCAAGGGACGTCTCGCTCGGTCGCGCAATGTTCTGAAGCGCGAGGAACGCATCGCATTCTTGAAGGCCGAAGACCGTTGGGCCGGGACCGAAAGCGCATTCGGCCTGCCGAAGATCCGCGTCGTGAAGTCGGCGATCGGCAAGAAAAAGAAGAAGAAGACCGAAGAAGAAGGCGACGCGGGCGCCAAGGGCAAGGGAGCCAAGGCGGCTCCGGCTGCCAAGGCCGCCGCGAAGAAGTAA